Proteins encoded within one genomic window of Cucumis sativus cultivar 9930 chromosome 3, Cucumber_9930_V3, whole genome shotgun sequence:
- the LOC101217727 gene encoding UDP-glycosyltransferase 73C3-like, producing the protein MASTHILLFPFMAQGHMIPMFDLAKLLAHHGFIITIVTTPHNAHRYHSVLARATHSGLQIHVALLPFPSTQVGLPEGCENLDSLPPPPSSVSAFCRATYLLYEPSEKLFHQLSPRPSCIISDMCLPWTLRLAQNHQIPRLVFYSLSCFFLLCMRSLKTNHSLVTSISDSEFLTLPDLPHPVEIRKSRLPTMKNEEMGKLSYDMAEADRVSHGVILNVFEEMEAEYVAEYRKSRDSPQKVWCVGPVSLCNDNKLDKAERGEKSSIHEDECMKWLNGQQPSSVVYVSMGSLCNLSTPQLIELGLGLEASKKPFIWAIRKGNLTDELQSWIMEYNFEGKIEGWGLVIRGWAPQVAILSHSAIGSFLTHCGWNSSIEGISAGVPMITWPLFADQVFNAKLIVEVLKVGVNVGEETALYWGEEKDKEVMVKREEVREAIEMVMNGENREEMKERAEKLAEMAKRAVEEGGSSHQNLKELVEELFKI; encoded by the coding sequence ATGGCCTCCACTCACATTCTTCTCTTCCCCTTCATGGCTCAAGGCCACATGATCCCCATGTTTGACCTCGCCAAGCTTCTCGCCCACCATGGTTTCATTATCACCATCGTTACCACCCCCCACAATGCTCATCGTTACCACTCTGTTCTTGCTCGCGCCACCCATTCTGGCTTACAAATCCATGTGGCTCTTCTACCATTCCCATCCACCCAAGTCGGTCTCCCAGAAGGGTGCGAAAATTTGGACTCCCTACCTCCACCTCCTTCTTCCGTGTCCGCCTTTTGCAGAGCAACCTATCTTCTTTACGAACCATCGGAAAAGTTATTCCACCAACTTTCCCCTCGTCCAAGTTGCATAATCTCCGATATGTGCCTTCCTTGGACTCTACGCCTTGCTCAGAACCATCAAATTCCAAGGCTGGTTTTCTACAGTTTGAGCTGTTTCTTCCTTCTCTGTATGCGGAGTTTGAAAACAAATCATTCTCTTGTGACTTCCATCTCTGACTCTGAATTCTTGACTTTACCTGACTTACCCCATCCAGTTGAGATTCGCAAATCCCGGTTGCctacaatgaaaaatgaagaaatgggGAAGTTGAGTTATGACATGGCAGAGGCGGATCGGGTTTCTCACGgtgttattttaaatgtgtttGAGGAGATGGAAGCGGAGTATGTGGCAGAGTACAGAAAAAGCAGAGATTCGCCACAAAAAGTTTGGTGCGTCGGTCCTGTTTCGCTTTGCAACGACAATAAACTCGACAAAGCCGAAAGAGGTGAGAAATCCTCAATCCATGAAGACGAATGCATGAAATGGCTTAACGGGCAGCAACCATCTTCAGTAGTTTACGTCTCCATGGGAAGCCTCTGCAATTTAAGCACACCCCAACTCATAGAACTCGGGTTGGGGTTGGAAGCATCGAAGAAACCATTTATTTGGGCCATACGAAAAGGAAACCTCACAGACGAATTACAGAGCTGGATAATGGAGTATAATTTTGAGGGGAAAATTGAAGGGTGGGGCCTTGTGATTCGTGGTTGGGCTCCCCAAGTTGCAATACTATCGCACTCTGCAATCGGAAGCTTTCTGACGCATTGCGGTTGGAATTCAAGCATCGAAGGTATTTCGGCGGGCGTGCCGATGATCACATGGCCGTTGTTTGCAGATCAAGTGTTCAATGCAAAGCTAATTGTGGAGGTTTTGAAGGTGGGTGTAAATGTGGGAGAGGAAACAGCTTTGTATTGgggagaagaaaaggataaAGAGGTGATggtgaagagagaagaagtgAGAGAAGCCATTGAAATGGTGATGAATGGAGAGAACAGAGAAGAGATGAAAGAGAGAGCCGAAAAGCTTGCTGAAATGGCGAAAAGAGCTGTAGAAGAAGGGGGTTCGTCACATCAGAATCTCAAGGAGTTAGTCGAAGAATTGTTCAAGATTTGA
- the LOC101218204 gene encoding F-box protein CPR1-like has protein sequence MLTLHVLIEILLKLPPLSLFRLKFVSKSWNALINDPTFISKHLSLSLQQKHIILQGRLVRTNSKQFVHSILKFPLHRSLTSIQDVHFAFDEDRSVSLHDVNFSDDSAYLYMINHSHGLVCLRGSDDDIFLCNIATRQLRKLPPSIIYQDEMENQPEDIYVAKYLNSGTQGFCYDAKSKDFKVVRVLHFLIEDCYSYVPPRVEIYDLSKDRWREIDGSCGAIIHWHSLFDMYHEGKFYWWANNFKYNFEDPTKYMPQIIQTFDISEEVFGQIWYPEALRRKVKYSRQSLGILNGSIVLFDYIHSGQNDKMFDIWKMEKDEFGAILWLKLFTVGPISKVEYPLLFVSSNELLMECKEGELILYDIKTGEYKELPIKGYQELKGRNNMKATFYVKSLLSVEGGNVINYEF, from the coding sequence ATGCTCACTCTCCATGTCTTGATCGAGATTCTATTGAAGCTTCCTCCACTTTCTCTATTTCGATTAAAATTTGTGAGCAAATCGTGGAATGCTTTAATCAACGATCCTACATTTATATCAAAACATCTCTCACTTTCTCTTCAACAAAAACACATTATTCTCCAAGGTCGTCTCGTGAGAACCAACTCTAAACAATTTGTACATTCCATCCTCAAATTCCCCCTCCATCGCTCTTTGACCTCTATTCAAGACGTCCATTTTGCATTTGACGAGGATCGATCTGTGTCTCTTCACGATGTCAATTTTTCTGATGATTCtgcttatttatatatgatcaACCATTCTCATGGCTTAGTTTGTCTACGTGGGTCTGATGacgatatttttctttgtaatatcGCAACTAGACAACTCCGTAAACTTCCACCCTCAATTATTTACCAAGATGAAATGGAAAATCAACCTGAGGATATATATGTGGCAAAGTATTTGAATTCTGGTACCCAGGGATTTTGTTACGATGCAAAATCTAAGGATTTTAAAGTGGTTAgagttcttcattttttaatagaagATTGTTATTCTTATGTTCCTCCGAGGGTGGAAATCTACGATTTAAGCAAAGATAGATGGAGAGAAATTGATGGTTCTTGTGGTGCAATTATACATTGGCATTCTTTGTTTGACATGTATCACGAAGGAAAATTTTACTGGTGGGCTAATAATTTTAAGTATAATTTTGAAGACCCAACTAAATACATGCCTCAAATAATACAAACATTTGACATTAGTGAAGAGGTTTTTGGTCAAATTTGGTATCCAGAGGCTCTAAGAAGGAAGGTGAAGTATAGCCGTCAAAGTTTAGGAATTTTGAATGGATCTATTGTTCTATTTGACTATATTCATTCTGGGCAGAATGATAAAATGTTTGACATTTGGAAGATGGAAAAGGATGAATTTGGTGCTATTTTATGGCTAAAGCTATTCACAGTCGGTCCTATTTCTAAAGTTGAGTATCCATTGTTGTTTGTGAGCTCTAATGAACTTTTAATGGAATGTAAGGAAGGAGAGCTGATTTTGTACGATATCAAAACTGGAGAGTACAAAGAGCTTCCAATAAAAGGGTATCAAGAATTGAAAGGCAGAAATAATATGAAAGCTACTTTTTATGTTAAGAGTTTGTTGTCAGTAGAAGGGGGAAATGTTATAAACTatgaattttag
- the LOC116402936 gene encoding ribonuclease MC-like — protein sequence MAANQVFLLVLLGLWCVDGQYQFFQMVQQWGPAKCSSGRVKCHVTPKPMFTIHGLWPSNFTDLMLHYCSLQSFDASQIKTLQSELSKYWPDVVKGKDVDFWKHEWEKHGTCSNPPFNIFQYFELALNIRKYKKYDLMAILNNAGLHPSTSKLHQYDDIADLIQAAVEAKPLLKCNDKNGQGQNNQLWEVILCFDHGGVNPIDCPAQPVPHKMCVGDFKWQSLANFVEGEESLGIHVI from the exons ATGGCTGCCAACCAAGTTTTTCTACTTGTTTTGTTAGGCTTATGGTGTGTGGATGGTCAGTATCAATTCTTTCAAATGGTCCAACAGTGGGGGCCGGCCAAATGTAGTAGCGGGCGTGTTAAGTGTCATGTTACACCCAAACCAATGTTCACTATTCATGGGTTGTGGCCTAGCAATTTTACGGATCTAATGCTTCATTATTGTTCACTGCAATCGTTTGATGCTTCTCAG atTAAGACACTGCAATCAGAACTAAGTAAATATTGGCCGGACGTGGTGAAGGGAAAAGATGTTGATTTCTGGAAGCATGAGTGGGAAAAGCATGGAACTTGTTCAAATCCACCTTTCAacatatttcaatattttgagcTTGCTTTAAATATTCGAAAGTATAAAAAGTACGATCTGATGGCCATATTGAACAACGCCGGACTCCATCCCTCCACCTCCAAACTTCACCAGTATGATGACATTGCAGATCTCATTCAAGCCGCTGTAGAAGCGAAGCCATTGCTCAAGTGTAACGATAAAAATGGTCAAGGTCAAAACAACCAACTATGGGAGGTAATCTTGTGTTTCGATCACGGTGGAGTCAACCCCATTGATTGTCCTGCTCAACCTGTTCCCCATAAAATGTGTGTTGGAGATTTTAAATGGCAGAGTTTGGCCAATTTTGTTGAAGGGGAAGAAAGTTTGGGTATTcatgtaatttaa
- the LOC116402465 gene encoding F-box/kelch-repeat protein At3g23880-like, producing MLTLHVLIEILLKLPPLSLFRLKFVSKSWNALINDPTFISKHLSLSLQQKHIILQGRLVRTNSKQFVHSILKFPLHRSLTSIQDVHFAFDEDRSVSLHDVNFAEDSAHLRMVNHSHGLVCLRGYDDDIFLCNIATRQLRKLPPSIIFQDIIENQPEDVNMRMYLDFGTEGFCYDAKSKDFKVVRVVRPYLIEDYDFYISPRVEIYDLSKDRWREIDASGCETVHHNSLFDMYHEGKFYWWAYNFTFNFEDPTKYMPEIIQTFDISEEVFGQIWYPETMRRKVKSSRQSLEILNGSLVLIDYYGRNEKSFDIWKMEKDEFGAILWLKLLTIGPISKIEYPLLFVSSNELLMECKEGELILYDIKTGEYKELPIKGYQELEGTNSMKATFFVKSLLSVEGGKVINYEF from the coding sequence ATGCTCACTCTCCATGTCTTGATCGAGATTCTATTGAAGCTTCCTCCACTTTCTCTATTTCGATTAAAATTTGTGAGCAAATCGTGGAATGCTTTAATCAACGATCCTACATTTATATCAAAACATCTCTCACTTTCTCTTCAACAAAAACACATTATTCTCCAAGGTCGTCTCGTGAGAACCAACTCTAAACAATTTGTACATTCCATCCTCAAATTCCCCCTCCATCGCTCTTTGACCTCTATTCAAGACGTCCATTTTGCATTCGACGAGGATCGATCTGTGTCTCTTCACGATGTCAATTTCGCTGAGGATTCTGCTCATTTACGTATGGTCAACCATTCTCATGGCTTAGTTTGTCTACGTGGGTACGATGacgatatttttctttgtaatatcGCAACTAGACAACTCCGTAAACTTCCACCCTCAATTATTTTCCAAGATATAATAGAAAATCAACCTGAGGATGTAAACATGAGAATGTATTTGGATTTTGGCACTGAGGGATTTTGTTACGATGCAAAATCTAAGGATTTTAAAGTAGTTAGAGTCGTTCGTCCATATTTAATAGAAGAttatgatttttatatttctccaAGGGTGGAAATCTACGATTTAAGCAAAGATAGATGGAGAGAAATTGATGCTTCTGGTTGTGAAACTGTACATCACAATTCTTTGTTTGACATGTATCACGAAGGAAAATTTTACTGGTGGGCGTATAATTTTACGTTTAATTTTGAAGACCCAACTAAATACATGCCTGaaataattcaaacatttGACATTAGTGAAGAGGTTTTTGGCCAAATTTGGTATCCAGAGACTATGAGAAGGAAGGTGAAGTCTAGCCGTCAAAGTTTAGAGATTTTGAATGGATCTCTTGTTCTAATTGACTATTATGGGCGGAATGAGAAATCGTTTGACATTTGGAAGATGGAAAAGGATGAATTTGGTGCTATTTTATGGCTGAAGCTATTGACAATCGGTcctatttctaaaattgagtATCCATTGTTGTTTGTGAGCTCTAATGAACTTTTAATGGAATGTAAGGAAGGAGAGCTGATTTTGTACGATATCAAAACTGGAGAGTACAAAGAGCTTCCAATAAAAGGGTATCAAGAATTGGAAGGCACAAATAGTATGAAAGCtactttttttgttaagaGTTTGTTGTCGGTAGAAGGGGGAAAGGTTATAAACTatgaattttag
- the LOC101214194 gene encoding UDP-glycosyltransferase 73C6: MDSHTHGTPHFLLFPFMAQGHMIPMIDLAKFLARRGAIVTIVTTPLNSARFHSVLTRAIDSGHQIHVRELQFPSHQETGLPEGCENVDLLPSLASISQFYRAISLLHQPSEKLFEQLTPRPNCIISDMCIPWTFDISQKFHVPRLVFYSLSCFFLLCMRSLTTNYEFLNSNPDSEFLTLPGLPSQVEFRRSQIFTSTDDYLIQYSFRMWEVDRQSYGVIVNVFEEMEPEHVTEYIKGRESPEKVWCVGPLSLSNDNELDKAERGNKAIIDGHECIKWMDEQKPSSVVYVSLGSLCNLCTEQIKELGLGLVASNKPFIWVIRKANLTEALVKWMDEYEFEEKTKGRGLVIRGWAPQVLILSHSAIGCFLTHCGWNSSVEGISAGVPMITWPLFADQLYNHKFIVEILKVGVSVGEGTVGDLGGVQKVVVKREKVKEAIEMVMDGDGSEERRKRCKEYGEKAKKAAEEGGSSHRNLNRLVEDITAHAFACGNGNGSC, from the coding sequence ATGGATTCTCACACCCATGGAACacctcattttcttctcttcccttTCATGGCACAAGGCCATATGATCCCCATGATCGACCTAGCCAAGTTTCTAGCTCGCCGTGGAGCCATTGTCACCATCGTCACCACTCCTCTCAACTCTGCTCGCTTCCACTCTGTTCTCACTCGCGCCATTGATTCCGGCCATCAAATCCATGTCCGTGAACTCCAATTCCCTAGCCACCAAGAAACCGGCCTCCCAGAAGGCTGCGAGAATGTCGACTTGCTACCTTCACTTGCTTCCATATCCCAATTCTACAGAGCTATCAGTCTCCTTCACCAACCATCGGAAAAGTTGTTCGAACAACTCACCCCTCGTCCCAATTGCATCATCTCCGACATGTGCATCCCTTGGACTTTCGATATTTCTCAGAAATTCCACGTCCCCAGACTCGTTTTCTACAGTTTAAGCTGTTTCTTCCTGCTCTGCATGCGGAGTTTAACCACTAACTATGAATTTCTGAACTCCAACCCTGATTCCGAATTCCTGACTTTACCAGGCCTCCCTTCTCAAGTTGAGTTTCGCAGGTCCCAGATCTTTACATCCACCGATGATTACTTAATCCAATATAGTTTCAGAATGTGGGAGGTTGATCGGCAATCGTATGGCGTAATTGTAAATGTGTTTGAAGAAATGGAGCCAGAGCATGTAACAGAGTATATAAAAGGAAGAGAATCCCCTGAAAAAGTATGGTGCGTTGGTCCTCTTTCACTTTCCAACGACAACGAGCTTGACAAAGCCGAAAGAGGAAACAAAGCGATAATCGACGGCCATGAATGCATCAAATGGATGGACGAACAGAAGCCGTCGTCGGTGGTTTACGTGTCATTAGGAAGTCTCTGCAATCTGTGTACAGAGCAAATCAAAGAGCTGGGATTGGGATTGGTGGCATCGAACAAACCATTCATTTGGGTGATAAGAAAAGCAAATCTGACCGAAGCTCTAGTCAAATGGATGGATGAATATGAATTCGAGGAGAAAACAAAAGGGCGTGGGTTAGTGATACGTGGATGGGCTCCACAAGTTCTGATACTCTCGCACTCTGCAATTGGGTGCTTCTTGACACATTGTGGATGGAATTCAAGCGTTGAAGGGATATCCGCAGGGGTGCCGATGATCACATGGCCATTGTTTGCAGATCAACTGTACAACCACAAGTTCATCGTGGAGATACTGAAAGTGGGTGTGAGTGTTGGAGAGGGAACAGTTGGAGATTTGGGAGGTGTGCAAAAGGTAGTGGTGAAGAGGGAGAAAGTGAAGGAAGCCATTGAAATGGTGATGGATGGAGATGGAAGTgaagaaaggagaaagagatgtAAAGAGTACGGTGAGAAGGCGAAGAAGGCGGCAGAAGAAGGAGGTTCATCTCATCGGAATCTGAATCGGCTAGTTGAAGATATTACTGCTCATGCCTTTGCCTGTGGTAATGGAAATGGAAGCTGCTGA
- the LOC101218679 gene encoding UDP-glycosyltransferase 73C6 has product MAQGHVIPMIDLAKLLAHRGVIITIVVTPTNAARNHSVLDRAIRSGLQIRMIQLPFPSKEGGLPEGCDNLDLLPSFKFASKFFRATSFLYQPSEDLFHQLKPRPICIISDTYLPWTFQLSQKFQVPRLVYSTFSCFCFLCIHCLMTNPALSISDSDSVIFSDFTDPVEFRKSELPKSTDEDILKFTSEIIQTDAQSYGVIFNTFVEMEYNYITDYRKTRQKSPEKVWCVGPVSLYNDDKLDLLERGGKTSINQQECINWLDEQQPSSVIYVSLGSLCNLVTAQLIELGLGLEASNKPFIWSIREANLTEELMKWLEEYDLEGKTKGKGLVICGWAPQVLILTHSAIGCFLTHCGWNSSIEGISAGVPMITWPLFGDQIFNYKLIVDVLKVGVSVGVETLVNWGEEDEKGVYVKREMVREAIEMVLEGEKREEMRERSKKLAEIAKRGMEEGGSSYKDITMVIEDIIGNGGC; this is encoded by the coding sequence ATGGCACAAGGCCACGTCATCCCCATGATTGACCTTGCTAAGCTTCTTGCCCACCGTGGTGTCATTATCACCATCGTCGTCACCCCCACTAACGCTGCCCGCAACCACTCTGTTCTTGATCGCGCCATTCGTTCCGGCTTACAGATCCGTATGATCCAACTTCCGTTCCCATCGAAAGAAGGTGGTCTCCCAGAAGGGTGCGATAATTTGGACTTGCTACCTTCCTTTAAGTTTGCTTCAAAATTCTTCAGAGCCACATCTTTTCTTTACCAACCTTCTGAAGATCTCTTCCATCAACTCAAACCTCGCCCAATCTGCATAATCTCCGATACGTATCTTCCTTGGACCTTCCAACTTTCTCAGAAGTTTCAAGTCCCCAGGCTCGTTTACAGCACTTTCAGCTGCTTCTGCTTCCTCTGTATTCACTGTTTAATGACCAACCCTGCTCTTTCCATCTCTGATTCTGACTCTGTAATTTTCTCCGACTTCACTGATCCCGTGGAGTTTCGCAAATCGGAGTTACCTAAATCCACGGATGAAGACATACTAAAATTTACATCTGAAATTATCCAAACCGATGCACAATCCTACGGCGTCATTTTCAACACATTTGTGGAAATGGAGTACAATTATATAACAGATTATAGAAAAACAAGACAAAAATCGCCGGAAAAAGTGTGGTGTGTCGGCCCTGTTTCCCTTTACAACGATGATAAACTCGATTTACTCGAAAGAGGGGGCAAAACCTCAATCAATCAACAGGAATGCATCAACTGGCTTGATGAGCAGCAACCATCTTCGGTTATCTACGTTTCTTTGGGCAGTCTATGTAACTTGGTGACAGCCCAACTCATAGAGTTAGGACTGGGATTGGAAGCATCGAACAAGCCATTCATTTGGTCAATAAGAGAAGCAAATCTCACAGAAGAACTAATGAAATGGCTGGAGGAATATGATTTGGAAGGGAAAACCAAAGGCAAAGGATTAGTGATTTGTGGATGGGCTCCGCAAGTTTTAATACTAACGCACTCTGCAATTGGGTGTTTCTTGACGCACTGCGGTTGGAATTCGAGCATTGAAGGAATATCGGCGGGGGTTCCGATGATCACTTGGCCGTTGTTTGGGGATCAAATATTCAATTATAAGTTAATTGTAGATGTTCTGAAAGTGGGTGTGAGTGTGGGGGTGGAAACGCTTGTAAATTGgggagaagaagatgagaaagGGGTGTATGTGAAGAGAGAGATGGTGAGAGAAGCCATAGAAATGGTGTTGGaaggagagaagagagaagagatgagagagagaagcaAGAAACTTGCAGAAATAGCGAAGAGAGGTATGGAAGAAGGAGGATCGTCTTACAAAGATATAACGATGGTGATAGAAGATATTATTGGTAATGGAGGATGTTGA
- the LOC101218917 gene encoding UDP-glycosyltransferase 73C2 isoform X2 — MASSKSKQSLLLPHFLLFPVMAQGHQIPMAELAKLLSQSGVKTTLITTPQNATRIQSLLSQSPLTQIIQLPFPSHQQHLLQNCENFDSLPSLHLLPQFLTATSFLYSEIEHLFPQLSPKPCCIVSDMALPWTIQIAHKFNVPRLVFYSLSAFYLLFMATLRATDFGEKIMAASDYELISIPNFPDSIQVTKSQLVFTLDPVFLEWGNQMAKADRASYGFIMNSFNGLEPKYLEEFKKTIDKVWCIGPVSLCNKDTKDKAKRGNKAAIDEQECMKWLDKQESESVIYAALGSICNVIAPQIIELGLALEASNKPFIWVIRQTKSTKKEVENWLAESEFEQRIKDRGLVIRGWAPQVLILSHPAVGGFVTHCGWNSTIEGISMGVPMVTWPLFSDQTFNEKLIVEVLRIGVSVGVEKCLRWGVEEEIGVQVKKEAIRGAIEKVMSGEGEEMRKRVRELAAIAKATMEEGGSSHLNLKRLIEEIMHQADSQQSQN; from the exons ATGGCGTCTTCCAAATCCAAACAATCACTTCTTCTTCCCCATTTCCTTCTCTTCCCTGTTATGGCTCAAGGCCATCAAATCCCCATGGCCGAGCTCGCCAAGCTCTTATCTCAAAGTGGTGTAAAAACCACTCTCATTACAACCCCACAAAACGCAACTCGAATCCAATCCCTTCTCTCTCAGTCTCCTCTTACTCAAATTATCCAACTCCCATTCCCATCTCATCAACAACACCTTCTCCAAAACTgcgaaaattttgattctttacCTTCGCTTCACTTACTCCCTCAATTCTTAACCGCAACTTCCTTCCTCTATTCCGAAATAGAGCATTTGTTTCCTCAACTCTCTCCAAAACCATGTTGTATTGTCTCAGACATGGCCTTGCCTTGGACTATTCAAATTGCTCATAAGTTTAATGTTCCTAGGCTTGTTTTCTACAGCTTGTCTGCTTTCTATCTTCTCTTTATGGCCACTTTGCGAGCTACCGATTTTGGGGAGAAAATCATGGCTGCTTCTGATTATGAGCTAATTTCTATCCCTAATTTCCCTGATTCGATTCAAGTTACAAAGTCTCAACTTGTCTTTACTTTGGATCCTGTGTTCTTGGAGTGGGGGAATCAAATGGCTAAAGCTGACCGCGCTTCTTATGGTTTTATTATGAATTCATTCAATGGGTTAGAGCCTAAATACCTCGAGGAGTTTAAGAAGACAATAG ACAAAGTTTGGTGTATTGGGCCAGTTTCACTATGCAACAAAGACACAAAGGACAAAGCAAAAAGAGGAAACAAAGCCGCCATTGACGAACAAGAATGCATGAAGTGGTTAGACAAGCAAGAGTCAGAATCAGTAATATACGCCGCGCTAGGCAGCATATGCAATGTAATAGCACCACAAATCATAGAGTTGGGGCTAGCCCTAGAGGCATCCAACAAGCCATTTATTTGGGTTATAAGACAAACCAAGTCAACAAAAAAGGAAGTAGAAAATTGGTTGGCGGAGTCAGAGTTTGAACAGAGGATCAAAGATAGAGGCCTTGTGATTCGTGGTTGGGCTCCACAAGTGTTGATATTATCACATCCAGCTGTTGGTGGCTTCGTCACACATTGTGGTTGGAACTCTACCATCGAAGGGATATCGATGGGAGTACCGATGGTGACTTGGCCACTGTTCTCCGACCAGACGTTCAATGAGAAGTTGATTGTTGAAGTGTTGAGAATTGGAGTGAGTGTAGGAGTGGAGAAGTGTTTAAGGTGGGGAGTTGAGGAGGAAATTGGAGTGCAAGTGAAGAAGGAAGCCATTAGAGGTGCAATTGAGAAGGTGATGAGTGGAGAAGGGGAAGAGATGAGAAAAAGAGTGAGGGAATTAGCTGCAATAGCAAAGGCTACCATGGAAGAAGGAGGTTCTTCTCATCTCAATTTAAAGCGGTTGATCGAAGAGATTATGCATCAAGCAGATTCTCAGCAGTctcaaaattaa
- the LOC101218917 gene encoding UDP-glycosyltransferase 73C2 isoform X1 — MASSKSKQSLLLPHFLLFPVMAQGHQIPMAELAKLLSQSGVKTTLITTPQNATRIQSLLSQSPLTQIIQLPFPSHQQHLLQNCENFDSLPSLHLLPQFLTATSFLYSEIEHLFPQLSPKPCCIVSDMALPWTIQIAHKFNVPRLVFYSLSAFYLLFMATLRATDFGEKIMAASDYELISIPNFPDSIQVTKSQLVFTLDPVFLEWGNQMAKADRASYGFIMNSFNGLEPKYLEEFKKTIGSDKVWCIGPVSLCNKDTKDKAKRGNKAAIDEQECMKWLDKQESESVIYAALGSICNVIAPQIIELGLALEASNKPFIWVIRQTKSTKKEVENWLAESEFEQRIKDRGLVIRGWAPQVLILSHPAVGGFVTHCGWNSTIEGISMGVPMVTWPLFSDQTFNEKLIVEVLRIGVSVGVEKCLRWGVEEEIGVQVKKEAIRGAIEKVMSGEGEEMRKRVRELAAIAKATMEEGGSSHLNLKRLIEEIMHQADSQQSQN, encoded by the exons ATGGCGTCTTCCAAATCCAAACAATCACTTCTTCTTCCCCATTTCCTTCTCTTCCCTGTTATGGCTCAAGGCCATCAAATCCCCATGGCCGAGCTCGCCAAGCTCTTATCTCAAAGTGGTGTAAAAACCACTCTCATTACAACCCCACAAAACGCAACTCGAATCCAATCCCTTCTCTCTCAGTCTCCTCTTACTCAAATTATCCAACTCCCATTCCCATCTCATCAACAACACCTTCTCCAAAACTgcgaaaattttgattctttacCTTCGCTTCACTTACTCCCTCAATTCTTAACCGCAACTTCCTTCCTCTATTCCGAAATAGAGCATTTGTTTCCTCAACTCTCTCCAAAACCATGTTGTATTGTCTCAGACATGGCCTTGCCTTGGACTATTCAAATTGCTCATAAGTTTAATGTTCCTAGGCTTGTTTTCTACAGCTTGTCTGCTTTCTATCTTCTCTTTATGGCCACTTTGCGAGCTACCGATTTTGGGGAGAAAATCATGGCTGCTTCTGATTATGAGCTAATTTCTATCCCTAATTTCCCTGATTCGATTCAAGTTACAAAGTCTCAACTTGTCTTTACTTTGGATCCTGTGTTCTTGGAGTGGGGGAATCAAATGGCTAAAGCTGACCGCGCTTCTTATGGTTTTATTATGAATTCATTCAATGGGTTAGAGCCTAAATACCTCGAGGAGTTTAAGAAGACAATAG GATCAGACAAAGTTTGGTGTATTGGGCCAGTTTCACTATGCAACAAAGACACAAAGGACAAAGCAAAAAGAGGAAACAAAGCCGCCATTGACGAACAAGAATGCATGAAGTGGTTAGACAAGCAAGAGTCAGAATCAGTAATATACGCCGCGCTAGGCAGCATATGCAATGTAATAGCACCACAAATCATAGAGTTGGGGCTAGCCCTAGAGGCATCCAACAAGCCATTTATTTGGGTTATAAGACAAACCAAGTCAACAAAAAAGGAAGTAGAAAATTGGTTGGCGGAGTCAGAGTTTGAACAGAGGATCAAAGATAGAGGCCTTGTGATTCGTGGTTGGGCTCCACAAGTGTTGATATTATCACATCCAGCTGTTGGTGGCTTCGTCACACATTGTGGTTGGAACTCTACCATCGAAGGGATATCGATGGGAGTACCGATGGTGACTTGGCCACTGTTCTCCGACCAGACGTTCAATGAGAAGTTGATTGTTGAAGTGTTGAGAATTGGAGTGAGTGTAGGAGTGGAGAAGTGTTTAAGGTGGGGAGTTGAGGAGGAAATTGGAGTGCAAGTGAAGAAGGAAGCCATTAGAGGTGCAATTGAGAAGGTGATGAGTGGAGAAGGGGAAGAGATGAGAAAAAGAGTGAGGGAATTAGCTGCAATAGCAAAGGCTACCATGGAAGAAGGAGGTTCTTCTCATCTCAATTTAAAGCGGTTGATCGAAGAGATTATGCATCAAGCAGATTCTCAGCAGTctcaaaattaa